GGCGGCGTCGGGGCGGGGTACATGTACTTCAAGCTCAACGGCAACCTCAAGAGCGTCGACATCGACCAGGCCCTCGGCACGGACCGGCCCAAGAAGGCCGACAACGGCTCGGAGAACATCCTCGTCCTCGGCTCCGACACCCGCGCCGGCGGCAACAAGAAGCTCGGCGGCGGCACCGACGACGGCAGCGCCCGCTCCGACACGGCGATGATCGTGCACGTCTACAAGGGGCACAAGAAGGCCAGCGTGGTCTCCATCCCGCGCGACACCCTCATCGACCGGCCCGCGTGCACGGACACCAAGGGCGACGAGCACCCCGCCGCGAACGGCGTGATGTTCAACTCGGCCTACTCCACCGGCGGGGCCGCCTGCGCCGTGAAGACCGTCGAGTCGATCACCGACCTGCGCATGGACCACTACCTGGAGGTCGACTTCGCCGGCTTCCAGAAGCTCATCGACGACCTCGGCGGTGTCGAGGTCACCACGACCAAGAGCATCGACGACCCCGACAGCCACCTGAAGCTGAAGGCCGGCACCCACAGACTCGACGGTGAGCAGGCCCTCGGCCTGGTCCGCACCCGCCACGGCGTCGGCGACGGCTCCGACCTGGGCCGCATCCAGCTCCAGCAGGCCTTCATCAAGGCGCTGGTCCACCAGATCAAGGACGTCGGCGTCTTCACGAACCCCAAGAAGCTGCTCGACCTCGCGGAGACCGCGACCAAGACGGTGACGACCGACTCCGACCTCGGCTC
This region of Streptomyces caelestis genomic DNA includes:
- a CDS encoding LCP family protein, translated to MSAESTPGPGIPGDTGITGSRRRAKGRRRKPRRRHKAVMVTAWTAAGIVALGGVGAGYMYFKLNGNLKSVDIDQALGTDRPKKADNGSENILVLGSDTRAGGNKKLGGGTDDGSARSDTAMIVHVYKGHKKASVVSIPRDTLIDRPACTDTKGDEHPAANGVMFNSAYSTGGAACAVKTVESITDLRMDHYLEVDFAGFQKLIDDLGGVEVTTTKSIDDPDSHLKLKAGTHRLDGEQALGLVRTRHGVGDGSDLGRIQLQQAFIKALVHQIKDVGVFTNPKKLLDLAETATKTVTTDSDLGSVNKLASFAGGLKSITPSQMHMVTMPVAYDPADPNRVLLQKKKADQIWKALENDEPIPASATKGTATGEAKDVVSSR